One genomic segment of Eikenella corrodens includes these proteins:
- the gatA gene encoding Asp-tRNA(Asn)/Glu-tRNA(Gln) amidotransferase subunit GatA, whose product MTQYTLKQASQLLQSKQISSVELATEYLAAIAAQNPAINGYITLDQDKTLAEARAADARIAQGNATALTGVPIAYKDIFCQTGWRSACGSKMLDNFVSPYTATVVQNLLDEGMVTLGRTNMDEFAMGSTNETSFYGATKNPWNPEHVPGGSSGGSAAVVAARLAPAALGSDTGGSIRQPASHCGITGIKPTYGTVSRFGMVAYASSFDQAGPMAQTAEDCAILLNAMASFDERDSTSLERSKEDYTRDLNKPLKGMKIGLPKEYFGEGADADVQAALQNVIDLLKAQGAETIEVSMPQTALSIPAYYVLASAEASTNLSRYDGVRYGHRAAQFGDLEEMYSNTRAEGFGSEVKRRIMIGTYVLSHGYYDAYYLKAQKLRRLVANDFQTAFAQCDFILAPTAPTAAPKLGSDIHDPVQMYLSDIYTIAVNLAGLPALTLPAGFSSSGLPIGVQFIGNHFSETKILGAAHQVQLASDWHTKAPA is encoded by the coding sequence ATGACCCAATACACCCTCAAACAAGCCAGCCAACTGCTGCAATCTAAACAAATCTCCTCCGTCGAACTGGCAACCGAATACCTCGCCGCCATTGCTGCGCAAAACCCGGCTATCAACGGCTACATCACCCTCGACCAAGACAAAACCCTCGCCGAAGCCCGTGCCGCCGACGCGCGTATCGCGCAAGGTAATGCTACTGCACTCACTGGCGTACCCATCGCCTACAAAGACATTTTCTGCCAAACAGGCTGGCGCAGCGCGTGCGGTTCCAAAATGCTGGATAACTTCGTCTCCCCCTACACTGCCACCGTCGTACAAAACCTGCTCGATGAAGGCATGGTAACGCTCGGTCGTACCAACATGGACGAGTTCGCTATGGGCTCGACCAATGAAACCTCGTTCTACGGCGCAACCAAAAATCCGTGGAATCCCGAACACGTTCCCGGCGGTTCGTCCGGCGGTTCCGCAGCGGTCGTTGCCGCACGCCTTGCCCCTGCCGCGCTCGGTTCAGACACCGGCGGCTCCATCCGCCAGCCTGCTTCCCACTGCGGTATCACCGGCATCAAACCTACCTACGGCACTGTTTCCCGCTTCGGCATGGTTGCCTACGCCTCCAGTTTCGACCAAGCCGGTCCGATGGCGCAAACCGCCGAAGACTGCGCGATTTTGCTTAATGCAATGGCGAGCTTTGACGAGCGCGATTCCACCAGTTTGGAACGCAGCAAAGAAGACTACACCCGCGATTTGAACAAACCGCTCAAAGGTATGAAAATCGGTCTGCCTAAGGAATATTTTGGCGAAGGCGCGGATGCCGATGTGCAGGCTGCTTTGCAAAACGTTATTGACCTCTTAAAAGCGCAAGGCGCGGAAACCATTGAAGTTTCCATGCCGCAAACCGCCCTGTCCATCCCTGCTTACTACGTCCTCGCTTCCGCCGAAGCCAGCACCAACCTTTCCCGCTACGACGGCGTACGCTACGGCCACCGCGCCGCCCAATTCGGCGACCTAGAAGAAATGTACAGCAATACCCGCGCCGAAGGTTTCGGCAGCGAAGTCAAACGCCGCATCATGATTGGAACTTATGTGTTGTCGCACGGCTACTACGATGCCTATTACCTGAAAGCCCAAAAACTGCGCCGCCTCGTTGCCAACGATTTTCAGACGGCCTTCGCGCAATGCGACTTCATCCTTGCTCCGACTGCACCCACTGCCGCTCCCAAACTCGGCAGCGACATCCACGATCCCGTGCAGATGTACCTTTCCGACATCTACACCATCGCCGTGAATCTGGCCGGTTTGCCCGCCCTGACCCTGCCCGCAGGTTTCAGCAGCAGCGGACTGCCCATCGGCGTGCAATTTATCGGCAACCACTTCTCCGAAACCAAAATTCTTGGCGCAGCACATCAAGTACAGTTGGCGAGTGATTGGCACACGAAAGCGCCGGCGTGA
- a CDS encoding DUF4303 domain-containing protein, with product MSTEQQHLHTAAVEHIRQCFSRIKQQVEQAGKEVAAYYFYLVDDFFAAGNAAITHQDLAAFAAKHRKKYKNCTILQAIWDGRCTLYEGKTEIQNASDNWLKNQSELYQVAYRSIENLDDDDDIYQQKRTEYETALIAALQQCDQEVLFGNRAENGILLFAFYIDDYDENDEQSLLYRSATQLNQPDTYQKLIG from the coding sequence ATGTCCACCGAGCAACAACACCTGCATACAGCCGCCGTCGAACACATCCGCCAATGTTTCAGCCGCATCAAGCAGCAGGTTGAACAGGCAGGTAAAGAAGTTGCCGCGTATTATTTCTATCTGGTAGACGACTTTTTTGCCGCAGGCAACGCCGCGATTACCCATCAGGATTTAGCAGCCTTTGCTGCCAAGCACAGGAAAAAATACAAAAATTGCACCATCCTGCAGGCGATTTGGGATGGCAGATGCACACTTTATGAAGGCAAAACCGAAATCCAGAATGCTTCAGATAACTGGCTGAAAAACCAAAGCGAGCTCTACCAAGTTGCATACCGCAGCATAGAAAATCTAGATGACGATGACGACATCTATCAGCAAAAACGCACCGAATACGAAACAGCCCTGATAGCCGCACTGCAGCAATGCGACCAAGAAGTCCTGTTCGGCAACCGCGCCGAAAACGGCATATTGCTGTTTGCGTTTTATATTGATGATTATGATGAAAATGACGAACAATCGCTGCTGTACCGTTCCGCCACGCAACTCAACCAACCGGATACTTACCAAAAATTGATAGGCTGA
- a CDS encoding RDD family protein, whose protein sequence is MNPEVCLENGKVYRLAPAWKRIAAAALNFGLAYALLQALLYCFPGNNDFHLVLLPMLAYMLLQTILMSLKGQSFGKWLFRIRVLDKNGSNPGFLGTVLAREAAFVLLLIFFRWPAGFAYLICLAMLLIPKFERRTLQDRFMGSVVVSL, encoded by the coding sequence ATGAACCCAGAAGTCTGCTTAGAAAACGGCAAGGTATATCGGCTTGCCCCTGCTTGGAAACGAATCGCAGCCGCCGCCCTAAACTTCGGCCTAGCCTATGCCCTGCTGCAAGCCTTGCTGTATTGCTTCCCCGGCAACAACGATTTCCATTTGGTGCTGCTGCCGATGCTGGCTTATATGCTGCTACAAACCATATTGATGTCGCTGAAAGGGCAGTCGTTCGGCAAATGGCTGTTCCGCATCCGTGTGCTAGACAAAAACGGCAGCAATCCCGGCTTTCTCGGCACGGTATTGGCTCGGGAAGCGGCTTTTGTGTTGCTGCTGATTTTCTTCCGCTGGCCGGCCGGTTTTGCGTATCTCATTTGCCTGGCCATGCTGCTGATTCCCAAATTCGAACGGCGCACTCTGCAAGATCGGTTTATGGGCTCGGTGGTGGTATCGCTATAG
- a CDS encoding LPS-assembly lipoprotein LptE, whose translation MKKYLMLPLLLLLAACGFRLAGSDPALNPPLPYQTWAVQGRELQQNIETELLRRHAKLDSAFADAVVKVTDIQTNKNIQTLNLSGTVTEYQLELKVSAQAWRGEKALGEPMMITVYRTLDYSDSEILGKQEEEAQLWADMRVDAARQLVRRLGYLKAE comes from the coding sequence ATGAAAAAATATCTGATGCTGCCCCTTTTGCTGTTGTTGGCCGCCTGCGGCTTCCGCCTGGCCGGTAGCGACCCCGCGCTCAACCCGCCCCTGCCCTACCAAACCTGGGCCGTACAAGGGCGCGAATTGCAGCAAAACATCGAAACCGAACTGCTGCGCCGCCATGCCAAGCTCGACAGCGCCTTTGCCGATGCCGTGGTCAAAGTAACCGATATCCAAACCAATAAAAACATCCAAACCCTCAACCTCTCCGGCACGGTAACCGAATACCAGCTGGAGCTCAAAGTATCCGCCCAAGCCTGGCGCGGCGAAAAAGCCCTGGGCGAGCCAATGATGATTACCGTATACCGCACGCTGGACTACAGCGACAGCGAAATCCTCGGTAAACAAGAAGAAGAAGCCCAACTCTGGGCCGATATGCGCGTGGACGCCGCCCGCCAGCTCGTGCGCCGCCTGGGCTACCTGAAAGCCGAATAA
- a CDS encoding 3'-5' exonuclease has product MPQFIPELSEHIRKAMTAGERKTADFLREYLAEDCIVWYNVPMGKKRLYADFLVLFPNRGLLCLEVKDWAGNSFRRMTQTECEMVFEHTAKTVKHPLEQARGYMFQIIDLLSKETRLQHTEGEYKGRLRIPYAHGVVFTRFNRSDIAKITDIAKFDHLMPHTQTLYKDDLKSGQDNAHIADRLAAMFPYRIECSLSRSETDLIRWHLFPEVRINPPEQQELFSADQADGKTEQQPEHPAADSVPHPIAAPDIIKIMDIQQEQLARSIGGGHRVIHGVAGSGKTLILLMRCQYLAEQSDKPVLVLCYNRVLADKLRTAVADKGLAEKVEVCSFHQWCGKLQKAYGLDTPERYRHLPGYEHAPLTVLQAMHDGTLPGSRYDAVLIDEGHDFEADWLRLSVHMLDADNGHLLLLYDDAQAIYKKSGTGLGFTLSSVGIKAQGRTTILRLNYRNTKEIIGFAYLFAQNKMQPYESGEDGVPLVEPEAAGVNGISPYIKECPDWQGELDYLARCLDKWLKDRIPSQDIAVICYNKEQCNDVAKLLKQKGIRHSLHYGGSKKAYNPHDNAVAVFTMHSSKGLEFQRVMLMGICTLKHKDANQEADNTRLLYVAMTRAQNYLMITLSGSGLYQSRLLDSYRQFKQLNGNNAD; this is encoded by the coding sequence ATGCCACAGTTTATCCCCGAACTGAGCGAGCACATCCGCAAAGCCATGACTGCAGGCGAGCGTAAAACCGCCGATTTCCTGCGCGAATATTTGGCCGAAGACTGCATCGTTTGGTACAACGTGCCGATGGGTAAGAAACGGCTGTATGCCGATTTCCTCGTACTGTTTCCAAACAGGGGGCTGCTGTGCTTGGAAGTAAAGGACTGGGCGGGCAACAGCTTTAGGCGCATGACCCAGACCGAATGCGAAATGGTGTTCGAGCACACCGCGAAAACAGTCAAGCACCCGCTGGAGCAGGCGCGCGGCTATATGTTCCAAATCATCGACTTGTTATCAAAAGAAACCCGCTTGCAGCACACCGAGGGTGAATACAAAGGCAGGCTGCGCATCCCCTACGCGCACGGCGTAGTTTTTACCCGTTTCAACCGCAGCGACATCGCCAAAATTACCGACATTGCCAAATTCGACCATCTGATGCCGCACACGCAAACGCTGTATAAAGACGATTTGAAAAGCGGGCAGGACAACGCGCACATCGCCGACAGGCTGGCCGCCATGTTCCCCTACCGCATCGAATGCAGCCTGAGCCGCAGCGAAACCGACCTCATCCGTTGGCATTTGTTTCCCGAAGTCCGCATCAACCCGCCCGAGCAGCAGGAACTCTTCTCTGCCGACCAAGCTGACGGCAAAACGGAACAGCAGCCTGAGCACCCAGCTGCCGACTCTGTGCCGCACCCCATCGCCGCACCCGACATCATCAAAATCATGGACATCCAACAGGAGCAGCTTGCCCGCAGCATCGGCGGCGGCCACCGCGTCATCCACGGCGTGGCAGGCAGCGGCAAGACCCTGATTTTGCTGATGCGCTGCCAATATCTGGCCGAACAGTCCGACAAACCCGTTTTAGTGCTGTGCTACAACCGCGTATTGGCCGATAAATTACGTACCGCCGTGGCCGACAAAGGCTTGGCGGAAAAAGTGGAAGTGTGCAGTTTCCACCAATGGTGCGGCAAACTGCAAAAAGCATACGGGCTGGACACGCCCGAGCGCTACCGCCACTTGCCCGGTTACGAACACGCCCCGCTGACCGTGCTGCAAGCCATGCACGACGGCACACTGCCCGGCAGCCGCTACGACGCAGTGCTCATTGACGAAGGCCACGATTTCGAAGCCGACTGGCTGCGCCTGAGCGTGCATATGCTCGACGCTGACAACGGCCATTTGCTGCTGCTCTACGACGATGCCCAGGCCATCTACAAAAAAAGCGGCACAGGCTTGGGCTTCACCCTATCCAGCGTCGGCATCAAAGCCCAAGGCCGCACTACCATCCTGCGCCTGAACTACCGCAATACCAAAGAAATCATCGGATTCGCCTACCTGTTTGCCCAAAACAAAATGCAGCCGTACGAAAGCGGCGAAGACGGCGTACCGCTGGTCGAGCCCGAGGCTGCAGGTGTAAACGGCATTTCGCCCTACATCAAAGAATGCCCCGACTGGCAGGGCGAGCTCGACTACCTTGCCCGCTGCCTCGACAAATGGCTCAAAGACCGCATTCCGTCGCAAGATATCGCCGTCATTTGCTACAACAAAGAACAATGCAACGACGTAGCCAAACTGTTGAAACAAAAAGGCATCCGCCACTCCCTGCATTATGGCGGCAGCAAAAAGGCCTACAATCCGCACGACAACGCCGTTGCCGTCTTTACTATGCACAGCAGCAAAGGTCTCGAATTCCAACGCGTGATGTTGATGGGCATCTGTACCTTGAAGCATAAAGATGCAAACCAAGAGGCCGACAACACGCGCCTGCTCTACGTTGCCATGACCCGCGCCCAAAACTACCTGATGATTACCCTTTCCGGCAGCGGCCTCTACCAAAGCCGCCTGCTCGACAGTTATCGGCAGTTCAAGCAGTTAAACGGCAACAATGCAGATTAA
- the gatC gene encoding Asp-tRNA(Asn)/Glu-tRNA(Gln) amidotransferase subunit GatC, with the protein MSLTLSDVEKIARLSRLSLTEAEKASTLDELNGIFAMVEQMQSVNTDGIEPMTHPHELALRLRADQVTETDHAAEYQAVAPEVHNRLYIVPQVIEE; encoded by the coding sequence ATGTCGCTTACACTTTCCGACGTTGAAAAAATCGCCCGCCTCTCGCGTTTGAGCCTAACCGAAGCCGAGAAAGCCTCCACCCTCGACGAGCTCAACGGCATTTTCGCCATGGTAGAGCAGATGCAGAGCGTAAATACCGACGGCATCGAACCGATGACCCACCCGCACGAACTCGCCCTGCGCCTGCGTGCCGACCAAGTAACAGAAACTGACCACGCCGCCGAATACCAAGCCGTTGCCCCCGAAGTGCACAACCGCCTGTATATCGTGCCGCAGGTGATTGAGGAATAA
- a CDS encoding trimeric intracellular cation channel family protein translates to MTTTDFIQIIGTAAFAVSGYLVGYSKRLDVLGVIITALLTAVGGGMMRDALVGHVPQVFRHTDALIVVFATLTIAWLLRVQRYRRTHLAAAFLIADAIGLAAFSITGAQIGIGLQLNLFGVIVLAFVTAVGGGIARDILVNDVPIVLRADLYGSVAIFIGGLMYFLARIGWINAFTLHLLFAAGLFLRLAAYRFHWQLPGFQPRRK, encoded by the coding sequence ATGACCACCACCGACTTCATCCAAATCATCGGCACCGCCGCCTTCGCCGTGTCCGGCTACCTCGTCGGCTACAGCAAGCGGCTCGACGTGCTCGGCGTGATCATCACCGCCTTGCTCACCGCCGTGGGCGGCGGCATGATGCGCGATGCGCTGGTAGGACATGTGCCGCAGGTGTTCCGGCATACCGATGCGCTGATTGTGGTATTCGCCACCCTCACTATCGCCTGGCTGCTGCGCGTGCAACGCTACCGCCGCACCCACCTTGCCGCCGCTTTCCTGATTGCCGACGCCATCGGCCTGGCCGCCTTCAGCATCACCGGTGCGCAAATCGGTATCGGCCTGCAGCTCAACCTGTTCGGCGTGATCGTGCTCGCCTTTGTAACCGCTGTGGGCGGCGGCATTGCCCGCGATATTTTGGTAAACGACGTGCCCATCGTATTGCGTGCCGACCTCTACGGCAGCGTTGCCATCTTCATCGGCGGGCTGATGTATTTCCTCGCGCGAATCGGCTGGATAAACGCCTTTACCCTGCATCTGCTGTTTGCCGCCGGCCTATTCCTGCGGCTAGCTGCCTACCGCTTCCACTGGCAGCTTCCCGGCTTCCAGCCGCGCAGAAAATAG
- the gatB gene encoding Asp-tRNA(Asn)/Glu-tRNA(Gln) amidotransferase subunit GatB: MTWETVIGLEIHVQLNTKSKIFSGASTAFGAEPNAHASVVECALPGVLPVMNREVVEKAIKLGLALDAKINQKNVFDRKNYFYPDLPKGYQISQLDLPIVEHGKLEIVVSDDVKTINVTRAHMEEDAGKSVHEGLNGATGIDLNRAGTPLLEVVSEPEMRSAAEAVAYAKALHSLVTWLDICDGNMAEGSFRVDANVSVRPKGQAEFGTRREIKNLNSFRFLEQAINYEVEAQIEILEDGGKVQQATMLFDPEKGETRVMRLKEDAHDYRYFPDPDLLPVIISDDRLQKAKAEMPELPKEMAVRFVADYGVSDYDARLLTASRVQAAYFEEAAKASGQGKLTANWMNGELAATLNKEGMELADSPITAPRLAALVGKIADGTLSSKLAKKAFEAMWAEPEATIAEIIEKHGLQQMTDTGAIEAMVDEVLANNAKAVEQFKSGNEKALNAIVGQVMKASKGKANPAQVQELIKAKLA, encoded by the coding sequence ATGACCTGGGAAACCGTAATCGGACTGGAAATCCACGTCCAACTCAACACAAAATCCAAAATCTTCAGCGGCGCATCGACTGCATTCGGTGCGGAACCCAATGCGCACGCCAGCGTGGTGGAATGCGCGCTGCCGGGCGTACTGCCGGTAATGAACCGAGAAGTCGTTGAAAAAGCTATCAAATTGGGCTTGGCTTTGGATGCGAAAATCAATCAGAAAAACGTGTTCGACCGCAAAAACTACTTTTATCCCGACTTGCCAAAAGGCTATCAAATCAGCCAGTTGGATTTACCGATTGTCGAACACGGCAAGCTGGAAATCGTGGTCAGTGACGATGTAAAAACCATCAACGTAACCCGCGCGCACATGGAAGAAGACGCGGGCAAATCCGTGCACGAGGGCTTGAACGGCGCAACCGGTATCGACCTGAACCGTGCCGGCACGCCGCTGTTGGAAGTAGTATCCGAACCTGAAATGCGCTCCGCCGCCGAAGCCGTTGCCTACGCCAAAGCCTTACACAGCTTGGTTACATGGCTGGACATCTGCGACGGCAATATGGCGGAAGGTTCGTTCCGCGTCGATGCCAACGTATCCGTGCGTCCGAAAGGCCAAGCGGAATTCGGCACGCGCCGCGAGATTAAAAACCTCAATTCCTTCCGCTTCTTGGAGCAGGCGATTAATTACGAAGTGGAAGCGCAAATCGAGATTTTGGAAGACGGCGGCAAGGTGCAGCAGGCAACCATGCTGTTCGACCCTGAAAAAGGCGAAACCCGCGTGATGCGTCTGAAAGAAGACGCGCACGACTACCGCTACTTCCCTGATCCCGATTTGCTACCCGTCATCATTTCAGACGACCGGTTGCAAAAAGCCAAAGCAGAAATGCCCGAGCTGCCGAAAGAAATGGCGGTACGTTTCGTGGCGGACTACGGCGTGAGCGACTACGACGCGCGCTTGCTCACCGCCAGCCGCGTGCAGGCTGCCTATTTTGAAGAAGCTGCCAAAGCCAGCGGACAAGGCAAGCTGACTGCCAACTGGATGAACGGCGAACTCGCCGCCACGCTGAACAAAGAAGGCATGGAACTTGCCGACAGCCCGATTACCGCTCCGCGCCTCGCTGCGTTGGTAGGTAAAATTGCTGACGGCACTTTAAGCAGCAAGTTGGCGAAAAAAGCCTTTGAAGCCATGTGGGCAGAGCCAGAAGCCACCATCGCCGAAATCATCGAAAAACACGGTTTGCAACAAATGACCGATACCGGCGCGATTGAAGCCATGGTGGACGAAGTGCTGGCAAACAACGCCAAAGCCGTGGAACAGTTCAAATCCGGCAACGAAAAAGCCCTGAATGCGATTGTGGGACAAGTGATGAAAGCCAGCAAAGGCAAAGCGAATCCCGCGCAGGTGCAGGAGTTGATTAAAGCAAAGTTGGCTTAA
- the holA gene encoding DNA polymerase III subunit delta, whose amino-acid sequence MAAISTERLLPQLKQPLQALYVLHGEEALLRIEALDAIRAAAKEQGYLNRETHTPDTAADWQDLLASANSIGLFAELKLLEIHLPGGKPGKAGGEALEQLAANLPPDTVTVILLPKLERAQTQAKWFAALSRSGTVVEAKAVDAQALPGWIRGRLAQHHLSIGNEALALFAERVEGNLLAAKQEIDKLALLYPAGHELGIAETEAAVADVARFDVFQLAAAWMSGEPARVVRLLEGLEADGEEPVMLLWMLADDIRTLIRLTAALKQGQTVAQVRNSLRLWGSKQQLAPLAVRRIATPRLIAALQECARIDRIIKGAETGEAWPAIRQLLVSLAG is encoded by the coding sequence ATGGCCGCCATCAGCACCGAACGCCTGCTGCCGCAGCTCAAACAGCCCCTGCAAGCGCTGTATGTGCTGCATGGCGAAGAAGCCCTGCTGCGGATAGAAGCCTTAGATGCCATCCGTGCCGCCGCCAAAGAGCAGGGCTACCTGAACCGCGAAACCCACACCCCCGACACCGCCGCCGACTGGCAAGACCTCCTCGCCTCTGCCAACAGCATCGGCCTGTTTGCCGAACTCAAACTGCTCGAAATCCACCTGCCCGGCGGCAAGCCCGGCAAAGCCGGCGGCGAAGCCCTCGAACAACTGGCCGCCAACCTCCCGCCCGACACCGTAACCGTTATCCTCCTGCCCAAACTCGAACGCGCCCAAACCCAGGCCAAATGGTTTGCCGCCCTCAGCCGCAGCGGCACCGTGGTCGAAGCCAAAGCCGTTGATGCCCAGGCCCTGCCCGGCTGGATACGCGGCCGCCTCGCGCAGCATCATTTATCCATCGGCAACGAAGCGCTGGCCCTGTTTGCCGAGCGCGTGGAAGGCAACCTCTTGGCCGCCAAGCAGGAAATCGACAAACTCGCCCTGCTCTACCCCGCCGGTCACGAATTGGGCATTGCCGAAACCGAAGCCGCCGTGGCCGACGTAGCCCGTTTCGACGTATTCCAGCTTGCCGCCGCCTGGATGAGCGGCGAGCCCGCCCGCGTGGTGCGCCTGCTCGAAGGACTCGAAGCCGACGGCGAAGAGCCCGTGATGCTGCTGTGGATGCTGGCCGACGACATCCGCACCCTCATCCGCCTCACCGCCGCCCTCAAACAAGGGCAAACCGTCGCCCAAGTGCGCAACAGCCTGCGCCTGTGGGGCAGCAAACAACAGCTCGCCCCCCTGGCCGTGCGCCGCATCGCCACCCCGCGCCTCATCGCCGCCCTGCAAGAATGCGCCCGCATCGACCGCATCATCAAAGGCGCAGAAACCGGCGAAGCCTGGCCCGCCATCCGGCAGCTGCTGGTGAGTTTGGCTGGCTAA